GTCGGCCGTCTTGCCTGGCTCCACTCGCAATGCCAGATTGCTGCGAAGTTCTCGCTGCAAACGTTCATCAATCTGACGACTTGTGACAAACTTGCCGCTGCGTCCAGCATTGGGCGAATCGTTGATGCGAAAGAGCATATGAAGCGTCGGTTCATCTACGGCAATTCTGGCGATTGGATTGGGCTGCTCTGGACAGGCAATGGTGTCGCCGATTTCAAAGTCGCCAATGCCTTCTACCGCACAAAGATCTCCAACCGACACAATCTCGGCAGGCGCCTTACCGAGATCCTTGAATCGATACACCTTGAGTGCTCTCGCCATCCGATTCTTGCTCTCATGGCAGATCGTTACAGCTTGACCTGCCGTGATCGCACCTGCAAAGATTCGGCCAATGGCAATACGACCCGCGTACGGCGAGTAGTCCTGACTTGCGATCAGCATCTGCAGCGGCACATCGGCATAGCCCACGGGCGATGGGATATGTTCCATCACCGCATCAAGAACTGGCTTCATATCGCCTTTGTGCACGCCCTCTTCGAGATTCGACCACCCATCGCGGCCTGAGGCATAAATGACCGGAAAGTCGAGCCGCTCATCGCTCGCTCCAAGTGCGACAAGTAAATCAAAAACCTCGGTGATCACATCATCAGGCCTCGCGTTGGGGCGATCACATTTGTTAATCACAACGATGATTGGATGATCAAGTTCAAGTGCCTTACCGAGCACAAATCGTGTTTGGGGCATCGGTCCTTCAAAAGCATCGACGAGCAACAACACACCGTCGGCCATCTTCAGTACACGCTCGACCTCGCCGCCAAAGTCGGCATGCCCCGGAGTGTCAATAATGTTGATACGACAAGTCGAACCTGCCTGAGCACCATGTTGCGGCCGATAGGTCACAGCGCAATTCTTGGACGTGATCGTGATCCCCCGCTCCTTCTCAAGCGGATCTGAGTCGAGAATGCAATCGGCTTCGTCGCGATTCAACTGCATCGAACCACAATAGGCGAGGATTGAATCGACCAGGGTGGTCTTGCCGTGATCGACATGGGCAATGATCGCGACGTTTCTGAGATTTGGGTCGGCGGTGTGCAGCATGAGTAGCGTGAATCCAAAGGGGAAGCCGAGCATTGTACGATGAACCAGCCTAGATCCGATAGAATTTCCACCTATGGCCGACCTGCTTTCTGCCCGCGATCTATCTAAATCACACCCCGCTGCAACCCTCTTTGAAGGGGTAAGCATCACTATTGGGGAGCGGGCCCGCACCGGCCTCATTGGCCCCAATGGCGCAGGAAAGACAACCTTGGTCCGCATCCTTGCAGGACTTGAGGAACCGGATGAAGGCACTGTGTCCCGGCGAAAGTCGATGCGTGCTGCCTATGTCGAGCAGAGTGATCTCTACGAGGATGGCGACACCCCGCTTTCAGTCGCTACAGCGGCCATGGAGCGTGCTGCAGACCCTCGCCTTGACAGTGAGACTCGGGCCAGTATTGCGCTGTCGAAACTGGGATTTGAGAACTTTGAGCGGCCTGTTTCCGAACTTTCCGGCGGATGGAAAAAACGGCTTTCCATTGCGTGCGCCGTTGGCCTTGAGCCAGACCTCTTGATGCTGGACGAACCGACGAATCATCTGGATCTTGAAGGCGTATTGTGGCTGGAGTCATTTGCTCGGACCACACCAATCGCGATGATTTTTATCACGCATGATCGGCAATTTCTCGAGAACGTAGCGAATCGAATCATCGAACTTTCGCCCGCCTATCCAGGTGGCATGTTTGAGGCAACGGGCAACTACACCGAATTTCTCAATCGCAAGCATGCGTTCTTGGATGCCCAGGCAGCCGAAGAATCGGCACTTGCAAACAAGGTTCGACGAGACACGGCGTGGCTACGTCAAGGCATTCAAGGTCGGCAAACCCGGAATAAAACGCAGGTGGCAGCAGCAGCAGATCGTCGCGGAGAATTAAAGGCCACCAAAGATCGCAACATCGCGCCAACTCGAACGACGACCATTGACTTTCAGGCCACTGAGCGAAAGACGAATCGATTGCTTGCATTGCACAGTGTCGCAATGTCAATGGGTGGAAAGCGGCTCTTTCATGATCTTGATCTGGTGCTCACGCCCGGACGTAGGCTCGGGGTTCTTGGTGTCAACGGCGCAGGGAAGACGACGCTTCTGAGATTGATGAATGGCGAAATTGAGCCTGACAGCGGAACGATCAAACGTGCAGTCGATCTTCGCATCGTGACATTTAGCCAACACCGCGGAACGCTCGATCGGACACAAACACTGCAAGAAGCGCTCTGCCCGGTCGGTGACATGATCGAGTACCGCGGCAAACAAGTCCATGTCACAGGATGGGCACAACGATTTCTCTTCGAAGCTGATCAACTCGCAACATTGGTGGCCAATCTCTCGGGCGGCGAACAGGCTCGACTATTAATTGCCAATCTCATGCTTGAACCTGCAGACATCTTGCTGCTCGATGAACCGACGAACGATCTTGACATCCCCTCGCTGGAGGTTCTAGAGAGCGCGTTGTTGGAATTTCCCGGTGCCATTGCCCTGGTAACGCATGACCGATTCATGTTGGATCGTATTGCTACGGAGTTCGTCGGTCTTGATGACGAAGGTGGAATCAAAGAGTTTCAAACCTGCGAACAATGGTACGCACATAGGAAGGCGATGCGTCATTCTAAAACTGTGGTTCAATCAGCAAAGAAGAACGCTGTTCCCATGGCCGCAGCCAAAAAGTCCAAACGAAAGCGTACCTACAACGATGAACGTGAATACAAGCAGATGGAAAAAGTCATTCTCGAAGCTGAGGAGCGTCTAGAAGCCCTCAAGGCCGACGCTGAAGCCAATACACAGCATGCTTGCGCTAGGGAGATATTCCAATCGCTCTCGGATACGCAGGAACACGTCAAGAAGTTGTACGCTCGCTGGGCCGAGCTTGAAGCGATGGCAGACTAATTCGTTACGCCGGCCCTCGGCGGTATCATCAGTATTGCTATGACAAAGGTCAAAAAATCACATATGGACGACGGTACATTTCATTACATCGTCCGCGGCATCATCCGAGATGGTGATCACGTGCTGCTCGTGAAGCAACGTGGTGGCAACTACACATTTCTACTCGGCGGGCATATTGATTTTGGCGAGCCAGCGGAGGTTGCCTTGGCCCGCGAGCTGAAAGAAGAGATTGGTATTGATGCCACCGTGCAGTCATTTGTAGGCGCCATCGAGAATGGCTGGGGCGACGAGTGTGAAATCTCTCTGGTCTTTGACGTTGACACGCCCACGCTCCGCTCTGATCAGACGCCCAAACCAGCGTCTCCCGCCGAGGAGCACTTGGAGTTTCTCTGGGTGGAAGTTGGCGAACTTTCGAACCACAACCTGCTGCCCACGCCACTGGTGGAGTGGCTCCAAGAACCCGACAAAGCAGGCTGGGCGTCAACGCTGGCCGACTAGGCTGTGAAGATTCTATGGCGCGCGTACGGGCAGAATTTCTACCGGGGCATCATCAAGCGCCGCTCTCGCAACTCTACACCGCGCTCGAAGCCCTGATACCAGCCCGCCCCTTGAACAAACTACAGTGCGACGATGCACCTCCTGCTCGCCACACTGTGCCTGACCATCGCCTTCGGCCCAGCCGATACGCGACTACATGTGCTTTTTCTTGGTGACCGCGCCTATCACCAACCTGAAGTTCGCCTGAACGATGTCTGGGGGCCACTCGCCCGCCAAGGAATTGTGTTTGACTGGGAAGATGATCTCGACGCGATCACGCCTGCGGTACTTGACCGCTACGACTGCGTCGTCATGTACGCCAACCACCCGGCCCAGTCAGTCGAACCGGCGGCCTTCTCTGAATCGCTCGACGCCTACATCCGCGCGGGCGGTGGCTTTGCGGCCCTGCACTGCACGAGCGGCTGCTTCATGGAATCGCCCAGTTGGATCTCACTCATTGGCGCTCGCTTTCAATCGCACGGTTCAGAAGTCTTTTCACAAGATGTCGTAGACGAATCACACCCGATCACTCGGGGCTGGACACCGTTTGAAACATGGGACGAGACATATGTTCAAGAACATATTGACGACGATCGCACACTCTTGACCACACGTGGCGACGAGCCATGGTGCTGGACACGAGCCCATGGAAATGGACGCATCTTCTACACGGCATCAGGGCATGACCACCGCACCTGGACGCACCCGGGCTGGGTCGACCATCTCGAGCGGGCGATTGTCTGGGCCGCTGGCCCCCTCGCCGCCTCCCGCCACAGCCAGTTCAAGCCCGTGGAGTTTGACTTTGAGCCACATGACTGGGTGCCCAACTACGAATCGCATGACCCGCCGATGCCATTCCAACTGGCATCCACGCCCGAGCAAGCCACGGCGGCGCTCATCCCCGCCGCAGGCTTTCACGCCGAACTCTTTGCGAGCGAGCCACTGATCGTCAATCCGGTCGCCATGACGTGGGACGAGCGTGGTCGGTGCTGGCTCATCGAGTCACCCGACTATCCCAATGACACGCGAGATAATGGTGTCGGCACCGATCGCATCAGTGTGCTCGAAGACACCGATGGCGATGGCATGGCCGACTCAAAAACAGTATTTGCCGAGAACCTCAATATCCCCACGGGCCTGCTCAAAGTCACTGGTGGCTTGATCGTGGCGTCACCGCCACACCTCCTCTTCTACGAAGATGTTGATTGCGACGACCAAGCCGATCGACGCGCCACCCTGCTCACTGGCTTCGGTACGTGGGATACCCACGCCGGCCCCTCGAATCTCGCTTGGGGGCCCGACAACAACGTCTGGGGCGCTATTGGATACGCCGGATACAAGAGCGAAGACAGCCCTACATTCGCATCAGGACTCTGGCGATCGGATCAGGCCAAGTTGCATCCCGAGTTTGTAGCGCAGTTCACCAACAACACATGGGGGCTCGGCCTCCGCAGCGACGGCGAAGTATTTGGCTCAACGGCCAATGGCGCACCATCCTTCTTTGTCGGCGCGGCGAAGCCCGATCTTGCGGCGAGCCTGCCGCAGCACCCGGGCGCGGAAATCGTGGCCGATAGCACGATCGTGCATGCAGCGCTTCCTCAATTGCAACAAGGTGACTTCATGGGCCAGTTCACAGCAGCAGCTGGCCACGCATTTGCAACCGGGACACAAGTGCCAGCCCACTGGCCTGAACGCATGGCCTTCATTGCCGAACCAACGGCGCATCTTGTTGGCCGACAAGAAGTCTACCCAGAAAAATCTGGCTTTCGGACACGCGATTGTTTCAATCTTGTCGCGTCCACCGATGAATGGTTCTGCCCGGTGCAAGCCGAAGTCGGCCCAGATGGCGCCATCTGGATTGCAGACCTCGCACAGTTCATCATCCTGCATAATCTGCCAGGAAATCCAGAGCGAGGCCTCCCGGACATTAACTATGGACCGGGCAACGCCCACCTCAACCCACTACGCGACCGAACACATGGGCGAATCTATCGGCTGGTCTCAAGCGACTCCACGCAAACGCCAGACCTCTCTGATGCCACTGCCGAGCAGCTCATCGCCGCACTGTCGAGCGACAACCGTTTCTGGCGCACAACTGCAAGGCGACTCCTTGTCGAGGGCATGTATGCCGAGGCTGGGCCATTACTCCATGAACTTGCTCGCGGGGAACACGACTTCGCCGCCGCTGAGGCCATCCGGACACTGCACGGCCTTGGCATGCTCGGTGGGCGAGTCGCAACGACAACGCTCGCGGAGGCACTCCGCGCCACCAGACCAGCCACTCGGCATGCAGCATTGGCTTCGCTTCCACGAAGCGAGGCGTCATCAATACTCCTGTTAGAAGCAGGCATCTTCGAACACTCGAATGCTGCGACCCGCCGCCACGCCTACCTCGCCGCCTCACGCCTGCCGGAGTCTGATGCGATGGGCGCAGCGATCGCCGGGCGTGCACTCAGCGAGGCACAAGGCGATCCCTGGATAACGCTCTCGCTCACTGCCGCCGCCGCTGCACACCCCAACGCATTTGTGGCTGCGACAGCCCCGCTGCTCACCGGCCCTAACCAATCCACTGATCTCCTCGCCATGGTCGAACTTGCCCGCGCAAAGGCCGACGGGTCGCTCACAACGCCGAGCCAACGAACACTGAGTCTCAAAGGTGGCCGCATCGCCGAGGGCGAGCGAGTCTTTCGCACCAACACTATTGCAGCCTGCTTTCGCTGCCACAGTTTGGATGGTTCAGGAACTGGCGTCGGACCAGATCTATCTACTGTTGGCGGACGGCTCAGTAAGGAACAACTTCTTGAGTCGATCCTCAGCCCCAACGCAGCGTTGGCAGAAGGATGGATAGCGCCAGCCTCGGCAATGCCCGCCTTGGCGGCATTCCTCTCAGATGACGAACTACGCGACATCGTTGCGTTTCTCTCGGCCCAACAATAGCTGGGGGTCAATTCTCAGCAAGACGCTCAAGAAACTCCACCGTTGCACTGCCAATGCGATCGGCGACTTCTCGATTGTTGGCAAAGCCGTTCATGTTTACAGTCAACTCTGCGATGCCAACGGTCATATCGCCACGCGTGAGGGTTCCTTGAAGTTCGAGTACTTTCCTCGCGGGCCTGTCGATAGAACGTGTCAGTTCCATTGACAATGTCAGATCGGCCGCGCCGCCACCGAACAAGCCTGCCGCTGCAAGTTGTGACTCGATGCTCGATTGCAGCACACTTATATCTTTGGCTTCGATCTGAACGCCCAATTTGTTCACGATGAAAACGCTCTGAACTTGCTCGCTAGGTTCGATACCGCCGTTGTATTCGATGAGTTCCATCTTCCCCTTCGGGCCGACGATTGTTCCGATGCTTTTTCGGGCCGCCGCAATGCAACCGCCTGCAGTCATAACAAAAACCAACGCCATTAAAAATAAGCACCGACCCATTGTGTTCTCTTTCTTAGTTTACATCTCGCCCATGCTCAGATAGCACAGGTAATGAATCATCTATTCATTGGCCGGGCCTTCAGAGACATGTAGGGTCAGGGGCAGTCGCCCCAAGCAGAAAGCACGATCAAGATGTCGTCTACACCGACGATGCCGTCATCATCAACATCGGCCGGACATCCATCACACGGACCGAATGAGGATATGAGTTCGAGCACATCATCAACGCCAACAGTGCCGTCGCCAGTAATGTCGCCTGAGCAGGCCGAACACTCTGGATCTACAACGATCCCACCTATGCTTACAAAGGCACCATCAATCTGCTCCAACGAGTTGCCGCACAGACGAGTTTCCATCACTGTGCTCGCCGGCCCCTCAAAGAAGTGAAGGCCCCCGCCGCTCTCGCCACAAGAGTTGCCACGCAGATCGCAGTTCATCATCGATGGTTCGCTTGCCCGAACAAAGAAGCCGCCACCTCGATCGGAGGCTACGTTATCTTCAAAGAGACAGCTATGAAATGTGCCATTGCTCGGAACGTCAGGCTCATGGGCGCCAACACAAGCCACGCCTCCACCATCACGTCCGCAGGTATTCCCACGAAATACGCAGTTACTCACTGCCGAGTGTGAGTCATACGCGTTGCTCATGCCGCCCCCATCGCCATTGACCTCATTATTCTCGAAGAGGCAATCTGCAATCACGGGGTAGCAGGGCCCGCCCCCAGTGCCGCTGCCATACACACAGATTCCGCCGCCACTACCAAGCGGATTGCTGGTTTGAAAGTTGCTCACAAACGTGCAGCCTGTAACAGTCGGACTACTGCTCGATCGAATGAACATCCCCCCGCCAACATTCAGCGTGTTATTGGCAACAAAGTCGCAGTCGGTAATAATGGCATCGGTCAAGTCGGTACATGTCATGCCGCCACCCCACGAAGCCACATTGGACTCAAATCGGCAGCGCTCAAATGTTGGTGTTGAGTGCAACGCATACACGCCGCCGCCGTGCCCCTCCGATGTGTTATTTCGAAACGTGCAGTCGGTAATCGTGGGCGTGCCTCCATTGACACACAAACCTGCGCCACCCCAACTTGCGTTGGTGTCGAAGATGCAATTGAGAATGGTTGGTGACGCACTATTTATCAGCATGCCGCCGCCGCAATGGACCATTCCAAAGACCGGATCATTGATAAGTTCTCCCTCCCCATGAACAATGCGAAACCCATCGAGCACACTCCCTGATCCTTCCTCGGAAGCAAATCGAACAACCGGCCCGCCAAGGCCACTGCCATCAAGAATCGTTGTTTCAGGACCGTCGCCCATGACCAAGATTGGCTTGCCCAGGAAGTCGAGTTTTTCGTGATAGAAGCCAGGCTCAACCTGCACGGTGTCGCCTGAAGAAGCCGCTTCGATTGCCAATTGAATCGTTGGATATCCACTTGGTACCTCCAGCACGGACGCCGCCGCAAACGAGCCCACCAAAAGAATTACTGCAATGCCACATCCAAAACCCATCAATCGACTCATCATGAGCTCTCCTCATTCCAGATAGTTGCATCTCATACCGTACCGCATGCGGGGACAATCTCTGCAACAGCAATTCTGGAATTGGAGTACACCGAGCATATCACTGCGTAGGAGTGCTAATTCTCAACGATTCAACGTCGATTCCACCTGCCTGCAACTCGATCGAGACACCACCAGAGGCGAATGCCACAGAGGACGCCGCCACCTCGATGCCGTTGATAGACACCGACACAGCCTCGCTGGCACCTGTCACATCGAGTTCATACCAGGTGTCCTCAGGGATCAAGCGAACCGCCAGTGGCCTATGCCCAAGGATGCTCCCTGTGCTCGGCGCTGGCGAGCGACCCTCTGCAATCGCAATCGATACGCCCCCAATCACAAGTGTGGCTGATGCACCAGACTCAAACCGCAGCTTTCCGTGAATTCGCCAGTTCCGACCAACGTCAGACCGCAATTGCAACTGGCCGCTTCCTGTCAGCGAGAGACCTTCACTACCAAGCCCTCCGCCAAGATCTCCGCTCAATACAAACGAACCACGCAATAGCGACTCGCCTTGTGTCGCGGCATCGATCATCGGCTTGAGCCGAACGTCGGCGATGCCTCCTGGTCCCACAGCCGCCAGCACACGCAGCCACTGCTCGTGCCCACCAGTGGGCAGTGCAATTCCCGCAAGCACTTGCATATCGTCCATGAGTACCTCTTTGAGTTGCCCATCAGATACCTCGAACTCAAGTTGGTGCCGCTGGCCTGGGCCGCGCCATGCATCTTCAGTTGATTGCGCGAGTATGACGCCGTCTGAGTCGATGACTTCAACTGATCCATGTCCCGCGTGATCCCGCACCACAATCGCTGCATGACCTGGAAGACCGATCGCAATTCCTCCAGTCTTCGGAAGCATGATCGTAGCACGCACACGAGCACTCCTTGGAGGCGATGCCTGCAAGACATAGTCTTCTTGTGCCGAATCATTGACGAGCAAATCATTACCACTGCTACGGGTAAATCGAGTTCGATCGCTGAGATCGAGTTTGTCCTTCGCAAGTCGCCAATCGCCAGACCAAAGCTGTTGAGGATCAGCCCATGTCAGCCGCAGCCAGCCCGATTCATCTGCCGTTCTTGCATTTGGCGGCGGCGGCGTAACTTCACGGGCAACGGTGCGGGTGGGGCCACCAGGAAGCCGATTGACTGTGTAAGCCACCTCGTCGGTGCGAAGTGCTCGACCCGAAGTGTCGACGATATCACTCAATTTCAAACGCACAACACGGCCCGCAGACAACTCAGGCATTTCCAAGTGCAAAATACGCCGATCTCTCGACAACGTCGCCTGCGTGATGTCCACCGCACTTCGCCGCTGCTCAGGCGAGCCGTACTTCCACCACCAGTTGTAATCGTACGACTCAGCTTGTACTTGTTCAGGAGCAACCACGCCTGCGATAGCGTGGGTGAATTCGATATCAAAGCCACCCGGCACCAACTGCATATGCAGCATCTCCAATGGCGTCTCGCCCTGCCAAGTCACTCTTGCCAGACCATGCCCGGGTGACAAGCCTCCCCATCCACGATTGGTGAGTCCGCACACCAGTGAACCATCGGGCGCAAACGCAACACGAGCGACTGAGCCAACACGACTCAAGAACGGCCACACTGCGCCCTGGGACACACCATCAACTTCCTCGATCTCGGCACGGAGAATTCGTCCAGTGGTCATTTCGGCAACAAAGAGTTGGTTTACAAAGGGACCGAACGCCCCGCCAGTCGTGTCTGGAACCAAGTTGCCCGTTGACCGTGACCATTCATAAGGAATCCAAATCGCGGCGGGAACTCGCTCGACATTGGGCGGCTCGCGATCATGTGGCTTGCGTTCGCCGAAGCCGTAGCCTTCAGTCCAGCGAAGGCTTGCCGGATGCCCATGAAAGCCACCCTTCTTGACGACAAAGATCGGCGACGATGGCATCCAGTCGCCTTGGTTGTCTGTTGCAAGCAGTCGACCGTCTACATCAATTCCAAGACCACAGGGACTGCGGAATCCGCACGCCCATGGCTCAACCGCTCCATCAGGCGACACCCGAAGTATCCATCCACGATGGGGTTCGAATGCCTGCCCATGCCACCACTCAGGTGAACCGAAGCCCAGATTAAGCGCGATAAATCGTCCACCACTTTCATCGCGAGGTAACCCGAATGCAAACTCATGGTAGTTGTCTGACACACCCCAGTCCTGGCTCACAACCTCCACATCATCAACCAAGCCATCGTGGTCAACATCACGTAGTCGCGACAATTCACCGCGTTGCAAGACGATCAAATCATCCCCGTCAACATCAAGACCTAGACCCTCCCACAAGCCATCGGCAAAGCGTGTCCACTGGGCATCGGACGGATCATTGCCAAGTGCGCCATCTACCAGCCACACGCGGCCCCGCCGAGTGCTCACGGCGACACGCCCGTCGGGGAGAAATGCCAAGCCGCCAGCTTCGATGACTTCGCCCGCAGGCGCTGGAATTGTCTCCACAAGCCACGAGTCGGTCACGGTCATGGCGAGCAGCAGTGTCGTGATTGCAATCATGAGGGCATCACCGTTCGCCGGTCTTGGGGATCAAGCGGTATCCCTACGGCGGCAGCTCGCTCGGCGTCAAGACCAGGCAAGACCATAATCTCGACACTCCCGTTCGCGGGAAGCGAGAAACGATCAATATGAGATCGTCCGCCACGGACACCAATGACATCTGGCCCAGATCTCCACCATGACCATCCATCAGCAGTTCCAAGCACGGCCAATGATGAGCCTGCCGGGATCGACATACTCAATCCATTGGTATTGCCTTCAATGTCAAGTACACGCACATAACCTGGGATATCGTGATAAGTCGCTGTCTTCCCATACTCAGTGATGCTCGCACCAGCAATCGCCATGCGCAAACTGGCACGATCATCACGAATGCTCGTTCCAAGGAACTTTGCAGAGATCGGATCACCACCAATGAAGAACGAAGGCCATGGACCAGCGCGGTGAATGACTCTCCCGAGTGGTTCAAGGGCAGTGCCACCGCGCCCCTCCCAATCAGTGCGTCGCACAAA
This is a stretch of genomic DNA from Phycisphaerales bacterium. It encodes these proteins:
- the typA gene encoding translational GTPase TypA, yielding MLHTADPNLRNVAIIAHVDHGKTTLVDSILAYCGSMQLNRDEADCILDSDPLEKERGITITSKNCAVTYRPQHGAQAGSTCRINIIDTPGHADFGGEVERVLKMADGVLLLVDAFEGPMPQTRFVLGKALELDHPIIVVINKCDRPNARPDDVITEVFDLLVALGASDERLDFPVIYASGRDGWSNLEEGVHKGDMKPVLDAVMEHIPSPVGYADVPLQMLIASQDYSPYAGRIAIGRIFAGAITAGQAVTICHESKNRMARALKVYRFKDLGKAPAEIVSVGDLCAVEGIGDFEIGDTIACPEQPNPIARIAVDEPTLHMLFRINDSPNAGRSGKFVTSRQIDERLQRELRSNLALRVEPGKTADEFQVSGRGLLHLGILLENMRREGYELTVGRPQVIEKVIDGVRSEPIELLTIDVDQDHVGPAMELLGARGGEVQTLEQRGNRMHIEAEIPARGLIGLRSHMLTATGGEAVMYHCFQRYAPIRATLYRRQNGVMVATADGQATTYSMLSLSQRGVLFVEPQDVIYAGQIVGENARDSDLGVNIVKGKAFSNVREANKEATVVLKASRDITLEPALEYI
- a CDS encoding ABC-F family ATP-binding cassette domain-containing protein, coding for MADLLSARDLSKSHPAATLFEGVSITIGERARTGLIGPNGAGKTTLVRILAGLEEPDEGTVSRRKSMRAAYVEQSDLYEDGDTPLSVATAAMERAADPRLDSETRASIALSKLGFENFERPVSELSGGWKKRLSIACAVGLEPDLLMLDEPTNHLDLEGVLWLESFARTTPIAMIFITHDRQFLENVANRIIELSPAYPGGMFEATGNYTEFLNRKHAFLDAQAAEESALANKVRRDTAWLRQGIQGRQTRNKTQVAAAADRRGELKATKDRNIAPTRTTTIDFQATERKTNRLLALHSVAMSMGGKRLFHDLDLVLTPGRRLGVLGVNGAGKTTLLRLMNGEIEPDSGTIKRAVDLRIVTFSQHRGTLDRTQTLQEALCPVGDMIEYRGKQVHVTGWAQRFLFEADQLATLVANLSGGEQARLLIANLMLEPADILLLDEPTNDLDIPSLEVLESALLEFPGAIALVTHDRFMLDRIATEFVGLDDEGGIKEFQTCEQWYAHRKAMRHSKTVVQSAKKNAVPMAAAKKSKRKRTYNDEREYKQMEKVILEAEERLEALKADAEANTQHACAREIFQSLSDTQEHVKKLYARWAELEAMAD
- a CDS encoding NUDIX domain-containing protein translates to MTKVKKSHMDDGTFHYIVRGIIRDGDHVLLVKQRGGNYTFLLGGHIDFGEPAEVALARELKEEIGIDATVQSFVGAIENGWGDECEISLVFDVDTPTLRSDQTPKPASPAEEHLEFLWVEVGELSNHNLLPTPLVEWLQEPDKAGWASTLAD
- a CDS encoding ThuA domain-containing protein produces the protein MHLLLATLCLTIAFGPADTRLHVLFLGDRAYHQPEVRLNDVWGPLARQGIVFDWEDDLDAITPAVLDRYDCVVMYANHPAQSVEPAAFSESLDAYIRAGGGFAALHCTSGCFMESPSWISLIGARFQSHGSEVFSQDVVDESHPITRGWTPFETWDETYVQEHIDDDRTLLTTRGDEPWCWTRAHGNGRIFYTASGHDHRTWTHPGWVDHLERAIVWAAGPLAASRHSQFKPVEFDFEPHDWVPNYESHDPPMPFQLASTPEQATAALIPAAGFHAELFASEPLIVNPVAMTWDERGRCWLIESPDYPNDTRDNGVGTDRISVLEDTDGDGMADSKTVFAENLNIPTGLLKVTGGLIVASPPHLLFYEDVDCDDQADRRATLLTGFGTWDTHAGPSNLAWGPDNNVWGAIGYAGYKSEDSPTFASGLWRSDQAKLHPEFVAQFTNNTWGLGLRSDGEVFGSTANGAPSFFVGAAKPDLAASLPQHPGAEIVADSTIVHAALPQLQQGDFMGQFTAAAGHAFATGTQVPAHWPERMAFIAEPTAHLVGRQEVYPEKSGFRTRDCFNLVASTDEWFCPVQAEVGPDGAIWIADLAQFIILHNLPGNPERGLPDINYGPGNAHLNPLRDRTHGRIYRLVSSDSTQTPDLSDATAEQLIAALSSDNRFWRTTARRLLVEGMYAEAGPLLHELARGEHDFAAAEAIRTLHGLGMLGGRVATTTLAEALRATRPATRHAALASLPRSEASSILLLEAGIFEHSNAATRRHAYLAASRLPESDAMGAAIAGRALSEAQGDPWITLSLTAAAAAHPNAFVAATAPLLTGPNQSTDLLAMVELARAKADGSLTTPSQRTLSLKGGRIAEGERVFRTNTIAACFRCHSLDGSGTGVGPDLSTVGGRLSKEQLLESILSPNAALAEGWIAPASAMPALAAFLSDDELRDIVAFLSAQQ
- a CDS encoding right-handed parallel beta-helix repeat-containing protein produces the protein MMSRLMGFGCGIAVILLVGSFAAASVLEVPSGYPTIQLAIEAASSGDTVQVEPGFYHEKLDFLGKPILVMGDGPETTILDGSGLGGPVVRFASEEGSGSVLDGFRIVHGEGELINDPVFGMVHCGGGMLINSASPTILNCIFDTNASWGGAGLCVNGGTPTITDCTFRNNTSEGHGGGVYALHSTPTFERCRFESNVASWGGGMTCTDLTDAIITDCDFVANNTLNVGGGMFIRSSSSPTVTGCTFVSNFQTSNPLGSGGGICVYGSGTGGGPCYPVIADCLFENNEVNGDGGGMSNAYDSHSAVSNCVFRGNTCGRDGGGVACVGAHEPDVPSNGTFHSCLFEDNVASDRGGGFFVRASEPSMMNCDLRGNSCGESGGGLHFFEGPASTVMETRLCGNSLEQIDGAFVSIGGIVVDPECSACSGDITGDGTVGVDDVLELISSFGPCDGCPADVDDDGIVGVDDILIVLSAWGDCP
- a CDS encoding PQQ-dependent sugar dehydrogenase, coding for MIAITTLLLAMTVTDSWLVETIPAPAGEVIEAGGLAFLPDGRVAVSTRRGRVWLVDGALGNDPSDAQWTRFADGLWEGLGLDVDGDDLIVLQRGELSRLRDVDHDGLVDDVEVVSQDWGVSDNYHEFAFGLPRDESGGRFIALNLGFGSPEWWHGQAFEPHRGWILRVSPDGAVEPWACGFRSPCGLGIDVDGRLLATDNQGDWMPSSPIFVVKKGGFHGHPASLRWTEGYGFGERKPHDREPPNVERVPAAIWIPYEWSRSTGNLVPDTTGGAFGPFVNQLFVAEMTTGRILRAEIEEVDGVSQGAVWPFLSRVGSVARVAFAPDGSLVCGLTNRGWGGLSPGHGLARVTWQGETPLEMLHMQLVPGGFDIEFTHAIAGVVAPEQVQAESYDYNWWWKYGSPEQRRSAVDITQATLSRDRRILHLEMPELSAGRVVRLKLSDIVDTSGRALRTDEVAYTVNRLPGGPTRTVAREVTPPPPNARTADESGWLRLTWADPQQLWSGDWRLAKDKLDLSDRTRFTRSSGNDLLVNDSAQEDYVLQASPPRSARVRATIMLPKTGGIAIGLPGHAAIVVRDHAGHGSVEVIDSDGVILAQSTEDAWRGPGQRHQLEFEVSDGQLKEVLMDDMQVLAGIALPTGGHEQWLRVLAAVGPGGIADVRLKPMIDAATQGESLLRGSFVLSGDLGGGLGSEGLSLTGSGQLQLRSDVGRNWRIHGKLRFESGASATLVIGGVSIAIAEGRSPAPSTGSILGHRPLAVRLIPEDTWYELDVTGASEAVSVSINGIEVAASSVAFASGGVSIELQAGGIDVESLRISTPTQ